A region from the Muribaculum gordoncarteri genome encodes:
- a CDS encoding tetratricopeptide repeat protein → MKRIISTLILMTAVFNMISASSLTQEADSAYMNDDFIKAAKLYEEIAANEGTSSNLFYNLGNAYYRQGKLGLAILNYERALRLDPSNKDARTNLAFVNSKITDEPGDRGMFISNTVNGFACKTPANTWSLIAIGSFVLLLGAIALYVFSSNVRLRKTGFFGGILLLGACVLANIMASIATRYSTSHNEAIIIEPSTLLSTSPRTPKDRSEEAMLLHEGTKLEILDSVTTRIDSVTTRWYDVKVDNNNRAWVRASAVERI, encoded by the coding sequence ATGAAACGCATCATATCGACTCTAATTCTGATGACAGCCGTGTTCAACATGATCTCGGCATCTTCGCTGACTCAGGAAGCCGACTCTGCCTACATGAACGACGACTTCATCAAAGCAGCGAAGCTCTACGAAGAGATTGCCGCCAATGAAGGCACCTCAAGCAACCTCTTCTACAACCTTGGCAACGCCTACTACCGTCAGGGAAAGCTCGGACTCGCCATATTGAACTATGAGCGTGCGCTTCGGCTCGACCCCTCCAACAAAGATGCACGCACCAATCTCGCATTTGTCAACTCAAAGATAACCGACGAACCCGGCGACCGCGGAATGTTCATCTCCAACACCGTAAACGGATTTGCCTGCAAGACCCCGGCCAACACCTGGTCGCTGATTGCCATCGGCTCATTTGTCCTGCTACTCGGCGCCATCGCTCTATATGTGTTCTCATCCAATGTGCGCTTGCGCAAGACCGGATTCTTCGGCGGCATCCTCCTGCTCGGAGCCTGCGTACTGGCCAACATAATGGCATCCATTGCCACACGCTACTCCACATCCCACAACGAAGCGATAATCATCGAGCCCTCTACCCTGCTGAGCACATCGCCGCGCACACCCAAGGACCGCAGCGAAGAGGCAATGCTGCTCCACGAAGGCACCAAGCTCGAAATCCTCGACTCCGTGACCACCCGCATCGACTCCGTGACCACTCGGTGGTATGATGTCAAGGTCGACAACAACAATCGTGCATGGGTACGCGCGTCGGCGGTAGAACGCATCTGA
- a CDS encoding BatD family protein — translation MKRILLILTLLLGVAASASAETSFTVIPPRTVIAGNKFNVTFRLKDGQGSGLKAPEIKGCTLVFGPSTSTMQNYQWVNGKSTSSVTVDYSFTYRADNPGTYTIGEARITVDGKTYTTKPATFKVLPPDQAAQGSNQGVRVDDISSQTSDRSVSANDVFVRIILNRSRAYEQEAILCTIKLYTKYSISSFLPTTQPSFDGFLIEEVNLQPQLNEVEHYNGQNYMTAVLKQCIIFPQKSGKLTINSGKYDVTVVQHERFSGFWGGSRPVEKEIKVSSNSASINIDPLPSPQPEGFTGAVGTFSIDSRLSTSSFKTNEAASLIYTITGTGNIKYIKEPVIDFPTEFEQYTPQNEITAQVNGSSVSGTMKIDYTFVPQSVGDFHIGADKFVYFNPESRKYVTLTTPTYDIKVARGAAVSAAADVNKQSISSKNTDILHIKMGDLHPEKVHRYFYSSAWYWPAYIVLALILVAIIWIYSKKVKLNADIQGRRLANANKVAKKRLKIAKGFMSAHDNDKFYEEMLRAIWGYLSDKLGLQASQLTRDNIDRELTEYGAPQNLTDSFINIIDECEMARYSPAKSDEQIEELFNQASSAMNAMEGIKRAKRQ, via the coding sequence ATGAAACGAATATTGTTGATATTAACATTATTGCTCGGCGTCGCTGCGTCGGCATCGGCCGAAACATCGTTCACGGTCATCCCGCCGCGCACGGTTATCGCCGGCAACAAGTTCAATGTCACCTTCAGGCTGAAGGACGGACAAGGCTCGGGACTTAAAGCTCCCGAAATAAAAGGCTGTACCCTCGTCTTCGGCCCCTCGACATCCACAATGCAGAACTATCAGTGGGTCAACGGCAAGTCGACCTCTTCGGTGACAGTCGACTATTCATTCACCTACCGCGCCGACAATCCCGGCACCTATACAATTGGCGAAGCCCGCATAACGGTCGACGGAAAGACCTACACCACCAAGCCCGCCACGTTCAAGGTACTCCCGCCCGACCAAGCGGCCCAAGGCTCCAATCAGGGCGTGAGAGTAGACGACATAAGCAGCCAGACATCCGACCGATCGGTGTCGGCCAACGATGTGTTTGTGCGCATAATCCTGAACCGTTCACGAGCCTACGAGCAGGAGGCCATCCTGTGTACGATAAAGCTCTATACAAAGTACAGCATCAGCTCGTTCCTGCCCACCACCCAGCCGTCGTTTGACGGATTCCTCATCGAAGAAGTAAACCTCCAGCCTCAGCTTAACGAGGTGGAACACTACAACGGACAGAACTACATGACCGCCGTGTTGAAGCAGTGCATCATCTTCCCCCAGAAGTCGGGCAAGCTCACCATCAACTCGGGAAAATATGATGTGACGGTAGTGCAGCATGAGCGTTTCTCAGGATTCTGGGGTGGCTCGCGACCTGTGGAGAAAGAGATAAAAGTAAGTTCCAACTCCGCCTCAATCAACATCGATCCCCTGCCCTCGCCTCAGCCCGAGGGATTCACCGGCGCCGTGGGTACATTCTCCATCGACAGCCGTCTGAGCACATCATCGTTCAAGACCAACGAAGCTGCATCGCTCATATACACCATAACCGGTACCGGCAACATAAAGTACATCAAGGAACCGGTAATTGACTTCCCCACCGAATTTGAGCAATACACTCCCCAGAATGAGATAACGGCACAGGTCAACGGTTCATCAGTCAGCGGAACGATGAAAATCGACTACACATTCGTGCCTCAAAGCGTGGGCGATTTCCACATAGGCGCCGACAAGTTTGTCTACTTCAATCCCGAAAGCCGCAAATATGTCACGCTCACCACGCCCACCTATGATATAAAGGTGGCACGCGGAGCTGCCGTATCGGCCGCCGCCGATGTCAACAAGCAGAGCATATCGAGCAAAAACACCGACATACTCCACATTAAGATGGGCGACCTGCACCCCGAGAAAGTACACCGTTACTTCTACTCGTCGGCATGGTATTGGCCTGCCTATATCGTGCTCGCCCTCATTCTTGTAGCTATAATATGGATCTACAGCAAGAAGGTTAAGCTCAACGCCGACATTCAGGGCCGTCGACTTGCCAACGCCAACAAAGTCGCCAAAAAGCGACTCAAGATTGCCAAGGGATTCATGTCGGCTCATGACAACGACAAGTTCTACGAAGAGATGCTCCGTGCTATATGGGGTTATCTGAGCGACAAGCTCGGCCTGCAGGCATCGCAGCTCACGCGCGACAACATCGACCGCGAACTCACCGAGTACGGCGCACCGCAGAATCTCACCGACTCCTTCATCAACATAATCGACGAGTGTGAAATGGCTCGCTACTCCCCCGCCAAGAGCGATGAGCAGATTGAGGAACTATTCAACCAGGCTTCCTCGGCCATGAACGCCATGGAAGGTATAAAGCGCGCCAAGCGTCAATAA